GTGTCTGAACAAGTTTGATTACTGATATCAAAATTAAACGTTTCCACTAACAGTGTGATGTTGTACGGGGTCCAGCAGATAAAGAAAACCACCACCACAGCCACAATAACTTTAAAAGCTCTCTGCTTTTGATGGCTCTGGGCACCACACCTCAGCTGATGCAAAATGCAGGAGTAGCAGAACATCATGATGGCGAAAGGAAGCACAAAACCCACTATGAGATAAATCATGCGTGATCCCAACCTCCAATAATATACTGCATTCTCACCAAATTTGCTATAGTTGTGAATACACTCTCTCCTGCCTCGTCTATCATCAAATATTTCTTCCAAAAAGATCCAGTCAGTGATAGAGAGAAGCAGGGAAAAGCACCACACCATCAGGCAGCTGGCCTGAACAACCCAAGGCTTCTTTCTTGAGTACATCTGTGTAGCATGGACGATGGACAGGTAGCGGTCCAGACTGATGCAGGCCAGGAGAAGGATCCCACTGTAGAAGTTAATCTAAAGAAATCAATGAGAGACAAGACACCTCTGCTAAATTAAttgaaagtacagatattttCACTGCATCTTTACTTCAGCACAATACTTACTGTAAAAACACTTCCAGCGATCTTGCAAAGGGGAGTACCAAATGTCCATCCATCACTTTTGGCATACTGTACTGCCCAGATGGGCAGCGTCACCAGCATCAGGATATCTGCCACTCCCAGATGGAGGATGAAGGTATCTGTTACGCTCCAGGTCTTCCTACTCCGAGCCAGTATCCTCAACAGCAATCCGTTCCCAGTTAGACCAACAGCAAACACCACAGAGTACAGAACTGGTatgaacacagcttcaaagtCCACATTCTCAGTCAGGCTGCAAATATCACTCCCCTCATAAGAGATGTTCCCGTCTGAATAGTTATAGTTTTCATACAAATCAGACCAGTCAAGGTCCTCCCCTGTAAACTTTTTATATTCCATCATCTGTGGACAGAAAGAGGAATGgccattaattttattttcacttagaCTCTGACTTGTGAAGTGGCTTTCAACCACATGGTCGCTCAGTCAGCCGGTCTGTAAAGTATTGGATGGATTGTTGGATTGTTCATgttgaaatgcaaaaataatgttttttgtgttctgtatttagtcttttgtttgtttatttgtttgtttgtttgtttttaatgcatgcatttttttttaaactgctgcatTAGATATTCAGTGCCTTCCAAGTATTTGGAAACACTACTATTATTTTCCAGGTAAAGAACacagtgtttattattatttttattttttttgttaactgaATTACTTGTACCAATCAACATAAGGCAGTGTCAACCATTTCAGTCATActattggtttattttttaatttcttaatttgttttaactgttttgtattcaatcttcttcttcttttatttatgttggTAAAATTTAGGGAAGAGAAACTGAAATACATCAACAAAGAGGAAGCATgtaaattcacattttacaaCAAATTAAGAGTCAGGAGGCTGTAGACATTAGTGTGTCATAAACATAATGTCATAAACTTactgaatgttaaaaaaaatatgtaacagGAAAATATCACCCTTCACAACATCACAGTTTAATATACTGTAGTTTGTCACTGAGAGCTAAAGGTGTgtatacaaacagaaaaacaaacagtaaagaaaacaacacaaaacatccTTTCTGCATCAAAATTTCATTTGTGATTATTTAGTAAATTCTTAAACtcataattaattaatgtatAAAGAGAGTGGTCAGTGTACTTCAAATACATAATATGATGTTAACCCAAATTTTACAATAATGACATACTcgagaaaaatgagaaatagcCAGCATaggattatatatatatatatatatatatatatatatatatatatacatatataggaataacataaaaacataccAAACATACCAAAGAAGTCTCTGATATCGTAGATCATAAGAATCTGACCAGTAAAAGAGCTCTACCTCCAGAAGTGCTGATAAAAAGCATCCGATAAAAGCATGTAAAGCAGTTAAAGAGGAAGCTTGcacaaacactaaaaacaaaaacaaaacattacctCCTCTACCTTGTGCTGTGTAAGAGGTTTGATGGGGTTTTTATTATAGAAAATTGTTCATGTTGTTTTGAAACAGTATTTTTgtgaaaaaatataacaataactttaaaatttcagctttactttttaatttactCTTTTTTCCAAGACGCTGAGAATTAGGTTTCAGgcctcatttaaaaatgtagcttACATTTTTACAGAGCTATAAAATAATCCAAATATATGAAATGTAACTGCACTTCATATatttaaattgtgtgtttaAGATGTCTGGAATTAACTACAGCAGAGATAACTGAACCCATTTATAAATTTGCTGTAAAA
The DNA window shown above is from Astatotilapia calliptera chromosome 11, fAstCal1.2, whole genome shotgun sequence and carries:
- the LOC113032481 gene encoding C-X-C chemokine receptor type 3-like yields the protein MMEYKKFTGEDLDWSDLYENYNYSDGNISYEGSDICSLTENVDFEAVFIPVLYSVVFAVGLTGNGLLLRILARSRKTWSVTDTFILHLGVADILMLVTLPIWAVQYAKSDGWTFGTPLCKIAGSVFTINFYSGILLLACISLDRYLSIVHATQMYSRKKPWVVQASCLMVWCFSLLLSITDWIFLEEIFDDRRGRRECIHNYSKFGENAVYYWRLGSRMIYLIVGFVLPFAIMMFCYSCILHQLRCGAQSHQKQRAFKVIVAVVVVFFICWTPYNITLLVETFNFDISNQTCSDTISLEKAKTVTTSLGFFHCCLNPILYAFVSEKFRRRLLSRETVFMSDLNVSSHQTNHR